The window TGGAGGAAGGCATGGTGACCGCAACTTTGTTCGCGGCTTGACCGTTACGGATACGGGTCAGCATATCCGCGATCGGATCTTGCATGCTCATCTGTCTTTACTCCCGTGATTCAATTGGTAATTACCAGCTAGCCTTTTTCAAGCCTGGTACTTCACCGCGCATAGCGGCTTCACGAAGCTTAATACGGCTCAACCCGAATTTGCCCACATAACCATGTGGACGGCCAGTTTGGCGGCAGCGTTTACGCTGACGAGACGGGCTGGAATCACGCGGCAGAGTTTGCAGCTTGAGAACGGCATTCCAACGATCTTCATCGGATGCGTTCACATCAGAGATAATAGCTTTCAGTTCAGCGCGTTTTGCAAAGAACTTGTCAGCTAATTTCACGCGCTTGACTTCGCGTGCTTTCATTGATTGCTTAGCCATCAGTAACCCTGCCTTACTTGCGGAACGGGAAGTTAAAAGCAGCCAGCAGCGCGCGGCCTTCATCATCAGATTTCGCAGTAGTGGTAATGGTAATATCCAAACCACGAACGCGATCGACTTTGTCGTAGTCGATTTCTGGGAAGATGATTTGCTCACGCACGCCCATGCTGTAGTTGCCACGGCCATCGAATGACTTGGCGGACAGGCCACGGAAGTCACGGATACGTGGAACAGCAATGGAGATCAGACGCTCAAAGAACTCCCACATGCGTTCGCCACGCAGAGTTACTTTACAGCCGATCGGATAGCCCTGACGGATTTTGAAGCCTGCAACAGATTTGCGGGCTTTGGTGATCAACGGTTTTTGACCGGAGATGGCTGCCAGGTCCGCTGCGGCGTTATCCAGCAGTTTCTTGTCAGCAATCGCTTCACCAACACCCATGTTCAGGGTGATCTTCTCGACCCGAGGGACTTGCATGACAGAGTTGTAATCAAACTGAGACATCAGTTGTTTGACTACCTCGTCTTTGTAGTAATCATGCAGTTTCGCCATCGTATTACTCCAAATTACTTGATAGTTTCGCTGTTAGACTTGAAGAAACGGACTTTTTTGCCGTCTTCGAATCTAAAGCCTACACGGTCAGCCTTGCCGGTAGCCGCGTTGAAGATAGCAATGTTAGAAACCTGAATTGCAGCTTCTTTTTCAACAATGCCGCCTGGTTGGTTCAGAGCCGGAACCGGCTTCTGGTGTTTCTTAACCAGGTTGATGCCTTCAACAATGACCTTGCCAGCAGACAGGACATTTTTTACTTTACCGCGCTTACCTTTGTCTTTCCCGGTAATCACGATAACTTCGTCATCACGACGGATCTTCGCTGCCATGTTCGCTCCTTAGAGTACTTCTGGTGCCAGAGAGATAATTTTCATGAACTTCTCATTACGCAGTTCACGAGTTACCGGCCCAAAAATACGCGTACCGATTGGCTGCTCGCTGTTATTGTTCAAAATAACGCATGCATTGCCATCGAAGCGAATGACAGAACCGTCCGGGCGACGTACACCCTTCTTGGTGCGCACCACTACCGCCTTCAGAACATCGCCTTTCTTCACCTTACCGCGAGGAATTGCTTCCTTGATGGTAATTTTGATGATGTCGCCGACGCCTGCGTAGCGACGGTGCGAGCCACCTAGAACCTTGATACACATTACGCGACGTGCACCGGAGTTGTCGGCGACGTTCAGCATAGTCTGTTCTTGGATCATTTTAGTGCTCCGCTAATGTCAACTACTACTTTAAAGACCCAAGTAAAAATTAGGCCGTTGAAAAGCCCCATAACCGAGGGCGCAGCATTATAACACCGCTTACTTGGTATGGGTAGAAAAAATAAACGGCTCATTTTCTGAGCCGTTTATTAAGTGAGAGCCAGCTACTCTATTACAGAATCGCTTTCTCTACAACGCGAACCAACGTCCAGGACTTGGTCTTGGACAGTGGGCGGCATTCGCGGATTTCCACCACGTCGCCGGTACCACATTCGTTGTTCTCGTCATGTACGTGCAGCTTGGTCGTACGTTTGATGAATTTCCCGTAGATCGGGTGCTTCACAGTACGCTCGATAGCAACAACGATGGATTTCTCCATTTTATCGCTAACAACACGACCCTGCAGGGTACGGATAACTTCAGTCATTTACACACCCGCCTTTTGAGTCAGTAAAGTCTTAACGCGTGCGACGTCACGACGCACTTGTTTCAACAGGTGAGTTTGTTGCAGCTGGCCACTGGCCGCCTGCATGCGCAAGTTGAATTGCTCACGCAGCAGGTTGAGCAGCTCGGCATTCAGCTCTTCAACGCTTTTTTCACGCAGCTCTTGTGCTTTCATTACATCACCGTCTTAGTTACAAAGGTGGTTTTGATCGGCAGTTTCGCTGCTGCCAGTTTGAATGCCTCGCGGGCAACCTCTTCTGGCACGCCGTCCATTTCGTACAGGACCTTACCAGGCTGGATCAGGGCAACCCAATACTCCACGTTACCCTTACCTTTACCCATACGCACTTCCAGCGGCTTCTCGGTGATCGGTTTGTCCGGGAATACACGGATCCAGATCTTGCCTTGACGCTTAACTGCACGAGTCATTGCACGACGAGCTGCTTCGATTTGACGAGCAGTCAGACGGCCACGGCCAACAGCTTTCAGACCGAAAGTGCCGAAGCTAACATCCGTACCTTGCGCCAGACCACGGTTGCGGCCCTTGTGCACCTTACGGAATTTTGTACGCTTTGGTTGTAACATCAGCGACTCTCCTTACTTGCGGCCTTTACGCTGCTGCTTTTTAGGTTGAGCAGCCGGTTCCGGTTGTTCAACTGCAGCCATACCACCCAGGATCTCACCTTTGAAGATCCATACCTTAACGCCGATTACACCATAAGTGGTGTGCGCTTCAGATGTGTTGTAGTCGATGTCCGCACGCAGAGTGTGCAATGGAACACGACCTTCGCGGTACCATTCGGTACGTGCGATTTCGGCGCCGCCAAGACGGCCGCTTACTTCAACTTTGATACCTTTAGCGCCAAGACGCATTGCGTTCTGTACTGCACGCTTCATAGCACGACGGAACATAACGCGACGTTCCAGCTGAGAAGTGATGCTGTCAGCAACCAATTTAGCGTCGAGTTCCGGTTTACGGACTTCGGCGATGTTGATCTGTGCAGGAACGCCAGCGATGTCCGCTACGACCTTGCGCAGTTTTTCGACGTCTTCACCTTTCTTGCCGATAACGATGCCTGGGCGAGCAGTGTGAATGGTCACACGGATGCTCTTCGCAGGACGCTCGATAACGATGCGAGAAACGGAAGCTTTCGACAGTTCCTTAGTCAGGAATTGACGAACTTTAAAGTCGCTGTCCAGGTTGTCAGCGAATTCTTTGGTATTCGCATACCAAGTAGAGTTCCAAGGTTTGACAATACCCAGGCGAATACCATTAGGATGTACTTTCTGACCCATTGCTAGTCTCCAGAGTCTCAGCGATCGGACACAACCACAGTAATGTGGCTGGTGCGCTTCAGGATGCGATCTGCACGACCTTTTGCACGCGGCATAATGCGCTTCATGCTTGGGCCTTCGTCTACGAAGATTTTCGTAACTTTCAGATCATCGATGTCAGCGCCATCGTTGTGTTCTGCGTTAGCAATGGCAGACTCCAGCACTTTCTTAACCAGACCAGCAGCTTTCTTGTTGGTGTAGGTCAGAGTTTCCAGAGCTTGCGACACTTTCTTACCGCGAATCAGGTCAGCAACAAGGCGAACCTTCTGAGCAGAAGAACGAGCGTGGCGATGTTTAGCGATAGTTTCCATCTCTTCCTCCTACCTTAGCGCTTTTTAGCTTTTTTATCAGCCGCATGGCCGCGATAAGTACGAGTCGGCGCGAATTCACCCAGTTTGTGACCGACCATTTCATCGGAAACGAACACTGGTACGTGCTGACGACCATTATGGACAGCGATGGTCAAACCGATCATGTTAGGAAAGATCGTTGAACGACGGGACCAAGTGCGCAAAGGCTTCTTGTCACCGCTTTCCACCGCTTTCTCTACCTTCTTCAGCAAGTGCAGGTCAATAAAAGGACCTTTCTTGAGAGAACGTGGCATGGCTTATCCTCTAATTATTTTTTGCTACGGCGACGTACGATGAACTTATCAGTACGCTTGTTGCTACGGGTCTTCTTACCTTTGGTCTGAACGCCCCACGGAGTTACCGGGTGCTTACCAAAGTTACGACCTTCACCACCACCGTGCGGGTGATCTACCGGGTTCATCGCCGTACCGCGAACGGTAGGACGAACACCACGCCAACGTGCAGCACCTGCTTTACCCAGAACGCGAAGCATGTGTTCAGCGTTACCGACTTCACCCAGGGTGGCGCGGCAATCAGCTGGAACTTTACGCATTTCGCCGGAGCGCAGACGCAGAGTTACGTAGGAACCATCACGAGCAACGATCTGAACGTAGGCACCAGCGGAGCGAGCCATCTGGCCGCCTTTACCTGGTTTCATTTCTACGTTGTGAACCGTTGAACCAACTGGAATGTTGCGCATCGGCAGGGTGTTACCCGCTTTGATTGCAGCATCAACGCCAGATTGAATCTGGTCACCAGCTTTCAGGCCTTTCGGCGCCAGGATGTAACGGCGTTCGCCGTCTTTGTACAGAACCAGCGCGATGTTCGCGGAACGGTTCGGATCGTACTCCAGACGCTCAACCACAGCAGGGATACCGTCTTTGTTGCGCTTGAAGTCAACCAGACGATAATGTTGCTTGTGGCCACCACCGATATGACGGGTGGTGATACGGCCATTGTTGTTACGACCACCGCTTTTGCTCAGTTTTTCCAGCAGCGGGGCATAAGGTTTACCCTTGTGCAGCTCAGGGTTAACCACTTTAACAACGTGGCGACGACCCGGAGATGTAGGTTTACATTTAACAATTGCCATTGTTCTTACTCCTCCGACTTACTCTGCGCCGCCGATGAAGTCCAGATTCTGGCCTTCTTTCAGGGTGACGTAAGCTTTTTTCCAGTCGCTACGACGACCAACACGCTGACCGTGACGCTTCACTTTCCCTTTAACTACCAGGGTGTTCACGTCTTTGACTTCGACTTCAAACAGTTTCTGCACTGCAGCTTTGATTTCTGCTTTGGTCGCGTCTTTGGCAACTTTGAGAACGATGGTGTTGCTTTTTTCCATCGCAGCGGATGCTTTTTCAGATACGTGCGGTGCACGCAGCACTTTCAGCAAACGTTCTTCACGGATCATGCCAGCATCTCCTCAACTTGCTTCACAGCATCAGCAGTCATAACCACTTTGTCGAAGGCGATCAGGCTAACCGGATCGATACCTGCTACATCGCGCACGTCAACCTTGTACAGGTTGCGAGCTGCCAGGAACAGATTCTCATCCAGTTCACCGGTCACGATCAGCACGTCTTCCAGAGCCATATCTTTCAGTTTCTGTGCCAGCAGCTTAGTTTTAGGCGCTTCTACAGAGAACTTCTCGACAACGATCAGACGATCTTGACGTACCAGTTCGGACAGGATGCTTTTCAGCGCGCCGCGGTACATCTTTTTGTTTACTTTCTGACTGTGGTCCTGTGGCTTAGCAGCAAAGGTCACGCCGCCTGAACGCCAGATCGGGCTCTTTACAGAACCTGAACGCGCACGGCCGGTGCCTTTCTGACGCCATGGCTTTTTGCCGGAACCAGTTACTTCAGCACGGGTCTTCTGAGCACGAGTACCTTGACGGGCACCTGCTGCATAAGCAACAACAACCTGGTGTACCAGCGCTTCGTTGAAATCACGACCGAAGGTAGTTTCGGAAACAGTCAGCGCGCTTTGCGCGTCTTTCAATACTAATTCCATTGCTATCCCCTTACGCCTTCACAGCTGGTTTAACGATCAGGTTGCCACCGGTTGCACCCGGTACAGCACCCTTAACCAGCAGCAGGTTGCGCTCAGCGTCAACACGTACTACGTCCAGGCTTTGAACGGTTACGCGCTCATCACCCAGGTGGCCAGCCATTTTCTTGCCTTTGAACACTTTGCCCGGAGTCTGGTTCTGACCGATAGAACCCGGAACGCGGTGAGACAAGGAGTTACCGTGGGTAGCGTCTTGGGTACGGAAGTTCCAGCGCTTAACAGTGCCAGCAAAACCTTTACCTTTAGAAGTACCGGTAACATCGACTTTTTTAACGTCAGCGAAGATTTCTACGCTAATTTCCTGACCTGCAGCGAATTCTTGACCTTCTTCCAGGCGGAATTCCCACAGACCACGGCCAGCTTCAACGCCAGCTTTAGCGAAATGGCCCGCTTCCGGCTTGGTTACACGGTTAGCTTTTTTGCTACCAGTGGTAACCTGAACGGCACGGTAACCGTCGGTGTCCAGGTTTTTAACCTGAGTCACGCGGTTCGCTTCAATTTCAATTACGGTTACTGGGATAGAAACGCCATCTTCAGTG of the Serratia marcescens subsp. marcescens ATCC 13880 genome contains:
- the rplX gene encoding 50S ribosomal protein L24, which codes for MAAKIRRDDEVIVITGKDKGKRGKVKNVLSAGKVIVEGINLVKKHQKPVPALNQPGGIVEKEAAIQVSNIAIFNAATGKADRVGFRFEDGKKVRFFKSNSETIK
- the rplD gene encoding 50S ribosomal protein L4 — encoded protein: MELVLKDAQSALTVSETTFGRDFNEALVHQVVVAYAAGARQGTRAQKTRAEVTGSGKKPWRQKGTGRARSGSVKSPIWRSGGVTFAAKPQDHSQKVNKKMYRGALKSILSELVRQDRLIVVEKFSVEAPKTKLLAQKLKDMALEDVLIVTGELDENLFLAARNLYKVDVRDVAGIDPVSLIAFDKVVMTADAVKQVEEMLA
- the rpmC gene encoding 50S ribosomal protein L29, with amino-acid sequence MKAQELREKSVEELNAELLNLLREQFNLRMQAASGQLQQTHLLKQVRRDVARVKTLLTQKAGV
- the rplW gene encoding 50S ribosomal protein L23, whose protein sequence is MIREERLLKVLRAPHVSEKASAAMEKSNTIVLKVAKDATKAEIKAAVQKLFEVEVKDVNTLVVKGKVKRHGQRVGRRSDWKKAYVTLKEGQNLDFIGGAE
- the rplV gene encoding 50S ribosomal protein L22, with the protein product METIAKHRHARSSAQKVRLVADLIRGKKVSQALETLTYTNKKAAGLVKKVLESAIANAEHNDGADIDDLKVTKIFVDEGPSMKRIMPRAKGRADRILKRTSHITVVVSDR
- the rpsQ gene encoding 30S ribosomal protein S17 → MTEVIRTLQGRVVSDKMEKSIVVAIERTVKHPIYGKFIKRTTKLHVHDENNECGTGDVVEIRECRPLSKTKSWTLVRVVEKAIL
- the rplP gene encoding 50S ribosomal protein L16, which produces MLQPKRTKFRKVHKGRNRGLAQGTDVSFGTFGLKAVGRGRLTARQIEAARRAMTRAVKRQGKIWIRVFPDKPITEKPLEVRMGKGKGNVEYWVALIQPGKVLYEMDGVPEEVAREAFKLAAAKLPIKTTFVTKTVM
- the rplB gene encoding 50S ribosomal protein L2, giving the protein MAIVKCKPTSPGRRHVVKVVNPELHKGKPYAPLLEKLSKSGGRNNNGRITTRHIGGGHKQHYRLVDFKRNKDGIPAVVERLEYDPNRSANIALVLYKDGERRYILAPKGLKAGDQIQSGVDAAIKAGNTLPMRNIPVGSTVHNVEMKPGKGGQMARSAGAYVQIVARDGSYVTLRLRSGEMRKVPADCRATLGEVGNAEHMLRVLGKAGAARWRGVRPTVRGTAMNPVDHPHGGGEGRNFGKHPVTPWGVQTKGKKTRSNKRTDKFIVRRRSKK
- the rpsS gene encoding 30S ribosomal protein S19, whose product is MPRSLKKGPFIDLHLLKKVEKAVESGDKKPLRTWSRRSTIFPNMIGLTIAVHNGRQHVPVFVSDEMVGHKLGEFAPTRTYRGHAADKKAKKR
- the rplN gene encoding 50S ribosomal protein L14; this encodes MIQEQTMLNVADNSGARRVMCIKVLGGSHRRYAGVGDIIKITIKEAIPRGKVKKGDVLKAVVVRTKKGVRRPDGSVIRFDGNACVILNNNSEQPIGTRIFGPVTRELRNEKFMKIISLAPEVL
- the rplE gene encoding 50S ribosomal protein L5, coding for MAKLHDYYKDEVVKQLMSQFDYNSVMQVPRVEKITLNMGVGEAIADKKLLDNAAADLAAISGQKPLITKARKSVAGFKIRQGYPIGCKVTLRGERMWEFFERLISIAVPRIRDFRGLSAKSFDGRGNYSMGVREQIIFPEIDYDKVDRVRGLDITITTTAKSDDEGRALLAAFNFPFRK
- the rpsN gene encoding 30S ribosomal protein S14, coding for MAKQSMKAREVKRVKLADKFFAKRAELKAIISDVNASDEDRWNAVLKLQTLPRDSSPSRQRKRCRQTGRPHGYVGKFGLSRIKLREAAMRGEVPGLKKASW
- the rplC gene encoding 50S ribosomal protein L3; translation: MIGLVGKKVGMTRIFTEDGVSIPVTVIEIEANRVTQVKNLDTDGYRAVQVTTGSKKANRVTKPEAGHFAKAGVEAGRGLWEFRLEEGQEFAAGQEISVEIFADVKKVDVTGTSKGKGFAGTVKRWNFRTQDATHGNSLSHRVPGSIGQNQTPGKVFKGKKMAGHLGDERVTVQSLDVVRVDAERNLLLVKGAVPGATGGNLIVKPAVKA
- the rpsC gene encoding 30S ribosomal protein S3, yielding MGQKVHPNGIRLGIVKPWNSTWYANTKEFADNLDSDFKVRQFLTKELSKASVSRIVIERPAKSIRVTIHTARPGIVIGKKGEDVEKLRKVVADIAGVPAQINIAEVRKPELDAKLVADSITSQLERRVMFRRAMKRAVQNAMRLGAKGIKVEVSGRLGGAEIARTEWYREGRVPLHTLRADIDYNTSEAHTTYGVIGVKVWIFKGEILGGMAAVEQPEPAAQPKKQQRKGRK